The Christiangramia flava JLT2011 genome has a segment encoding these proteins:
- a CDS encoding Fur family transcriptional regulator — MNKTEKILSSHGIRPTQMRSKIYRYLRRKQSAVSFSDLKKVFAKKSETNKTANRTTFYRNLKIFEDKGLIHQINDGTGVAKFAISDENVKGKYGSDLHLHFHCTECKKTICLPNKIPEESLPDDYKINDVNLVLKGICVKCKEK; from the coding sequence ATGAACAAAACGGAAAAAATATTATCCAGTCACGGTATTCGCCCTACTCAAATGAGGTCCAAGATATACAGGTATCTGAGAAGGAAGCAAAGTGCCGTGTCCTTTTCCGATTTAAAAAAGGTCTTTGCTAAAAAGAGCGAAACGAATAAAACCGCAAACAGAACTACCTTTTATCGCAACCTAAAGATTTTCGAGGATAAAGGACTTATTCATCAGATAAATGATGGAACCGGAGTGGCAAAATTTGCAATTTCTGATGAAAACGTTAAAGGTAAGTATGGTTCAGATTTACATCTGCACTTTCATTGTACCGAATGTAAGAAAACAATCTGTTTGCCAAATAAAATACCGGAAGAAAGTTTGCCAGATGATTATAAAATAAACGATGTCAACCTGGTATTAAAAGGGATATGTGTAAAATGTAAGGAAAAATAA
- a CDS encoding heavy metal translocating P-type ATPase: MEENNEQGKKDGHGHSHGGILGKNTELYFAILSGATLITGFLLEKFTGISDNIPFGLYLAAYFFGGFFTLKEAVTKVAKGEFEIDFLMLVAAAGAAYLGEWAEGALLLFLFSLGHALEHYAMAKAQKSIAALTDLAPKTALLKKDDDTVEVGIEELQVGDIIVVRPNSKISADGVIIKGNSSVDQSPITGESVPVDKTPIENTGKEYTAKSDIPDKSRVFSGTINGNNTLEIKVIKEAKDSTLNRLVTMVQEAQEQKSPTQLLTDKFERYYVPAVIILVILLNFAFLVIDETWSESLYRSLAVLVAASPCALAISTPSAVLSGVARAARGGVLIKGGRPLEDLGVLTALAFDKTGTLTEGKPKLTDVKTIGNIEEKEFLEIAVAVEELSDHPLAKAVVRDGMERLGKDNKIPDANDLEAVQGKGIKASYQGSPVFIGNLELFEDIDDGVPDKVSEKVRNLEGEGKTTMLIKRGDEFIGMLGLMDTPREKARETLSQLKEIGIKKMIMLTGDNQKVADAVAEEIGLTEARGSLLPEEKVEAIKKLSEQENKLAMVGDGVNDAPAMANSTVGIAMGAAGSDVALETADIALMADKLETLPFAIGLSRKAKSVIRQNLWVSLGVVALLIPATIMSWASIGIAVAIHEGSTLVVVGNALRLLAYKR, from the coding sequence ATGGAAGAAAACAACGAACAAGGCAAAAAGGACGGCCACGGGCATAGCCACGGTGGTATCCTCGGCAAAAACACAGAACTCTATTTTGCCATTTTGAGTGGGGCCACGCTAATTACAGGTTTCCTGTTGGAAAAATTCACCGGAATTTCGGACAATATTCCCTTTGGCCTGTATCTGGCCGCCTACTTTTTTGGTGGCTTTTTCACCTTGAAGGAGGCTGTTACCAAAGTGGCCAAGGGCGAGTTTGAAATCGATTTCCTAATGCTGGTAGCAGCTGCGGGTGCAGCCTATCTAGGCGAATGGGCAGAAGGTGCCTTACTGCTGTTTCTGTTTAGCTTGGGTCACGCACTGGAACACTACGCGATGGCTAAAGCCCAAAAATCTATTGCCGCATTAACAGACCTCGCCCCCAAAACGGCCCTGCTTAAAAAAGATGACGATACCGTGGAGGTGGGCATAGAAGAACTGCAGGTGGGGGACATTATCGTGGTACGGCCCAACAGCAAGATTTCCGCCGATGGAGTCATCATAAAGGGCAACAGTAGTGTGGACCAGTCGCCCATTACCGGGGAGAGTGTTCCTGTGGACAAAACACCGATAGAGAATACCGGTAAAGAATATACCGCAAAGAGCGATATACCTGATAAAAGCCGTGTGTTCTCAGGGACCATCAACGGCAACAATACCCTCGAAATAAAGGTAATCAAAGAGGCCAAGGACTCAACCCTCAACCGCCTGGTCACGATGGTGCAGGAGGCTCAGGAGCAAAAATCGCCTACCCAGTTGTTGACCGATAAATTTGAGCGGTACTATGTGCCGGCGGTCATCATATTGGTCATTCTCTTGAACTTTGCCTTTTTGGTCATTGATGAAACCTGGAGCGAGAGCCTCTACCGTTCTCTGGCGGTACTGGTAGCTGCAAGTCCGTGCGCGCTGGCCATTTCTACGCCATCTGCTGTATTGAGTGGTGTGGCAAGAGCAGCAAGGGGCGGGGTTTTGATAAAAGGCGGTCGCCCCTTGGAAGACTTAGGCGTACTTACCGCACTGGCTTTTGACAAGACGGGCACCCTAACCGAGGGAAAACCAAAACTAACGGATGTGAAAACTATAGGCAACATTGAGGAAAAGGAGTTTTTGGAAATTGCTGTCGCGGTGGAAGAACTCAGTGACCATCCCTTGGCCAAAGCCGTGGTACGGGACGGTATGGAACGGCTGGGAAAGGACAACAAGATACCCGATGCCAATGACCTGGAAGCCGTACAAGGCAAAGGTATAAAGGCGAGCTATCAGGGAAGCCCTGTCTTTATTGGCAATCTGGAACTCTTTGAGGATATAGATGATGGTGTCCCCGATAAAGTCTCAGAAAAGGTAAGAAACCTTGAAGGCGAAGGAAAGACCACGATGCTAATAAAAAGGGGCGATGAATTTATAGGAATGTTGGGCCTTATGGACACCCCACGGGAAAAGGCCAGAGAAACCCTTTCGCAACTAAAGGAAATAGGTATCAAGAAGATGATCATGCTTACGGGCGACAACCAGAAAGTGGCCGATGCAGTAGCGGAGGAAATCGGGCTGACAGAAGCCCGTGGTAGCCTGCTGCCCGAAGAAAAAGTGGAGGCCATCAAAAAATTATCTGAACAGGAGAACAAACTGGCTATGGTGGGGGATGGGGTAAACGATGCCCCGGCTATGGCAAACAGTACGGTAGGTATCGCCATGGGCGCTGCAGGCAGCGACGTAGCCTTGGAGACCGCAGATATAGCGCTGATGGCGGACAAACTGGAAACACTACCCTTTGCCATAGGGCTCAGCAGAAAAGCCAAGTCCGTTATTAGGCAGAACCTGTGGGTAAGCCTTGGCGTGGTAGCGTTGCTCATACCGGCCACGATAATGAGCTGGGCCAGTATTGGTATCGCGGTGGCCATCCACGAAGGTTCTACATTGGTAGTGGTAGGTAATGCGCTTCGGCTTTTAGCATACAAGAGATAA
- a CDS encoding STAS/SEC14 domain-containing protein: MLQIINLEEENLIAAKISGKLTEQDMRKLHPLIHNIIEKGHKVDFYFEMEDFVGYTLKGFWEDLKIDSAHLGDYGKMAFVGNKKWQEWAAKATDFFTGSEVKFFEKTNKENALEWIKRPHQKSI, encoded by the coding sequence ATGCTACAGATAATAAACTTAGAAGAGGAAAATCTTATTGCCGCTAAAATCAGCGGAAAACTTACGGAACAGGATATGCGCAAGCTGCACCCGCTTATTCATAATATCATAGAAAAAGGCCATAAAGTGGATTTTTATTTTGAAATGGAAGATTTTGTAGGTTATACCCTTAAAGGGTTCTGGGAAGACCTAAAGATTGATTCGGCACACTTGGGAGATTACGGTAAGATGGCCTTTGTGGGCAATAAAAAATGGCAGGAATGGGCCGCGAAGGCAACTGATTTTTTTACCGGTTCGGAAGTAAAATTTTTTGAAAAGACCAATAAAGAAAATGCACTTGAATGGATTAAACGCCCTCATCAAAAAAGTATTTAA
- a CDS encoding MgtC/SapB family protein: MLLGFLIGLDREIHGHDAGIRTYASVCLGAALLTIINTHIEVADQTRIVANIVSGIGFLGAGIIFRDSVKHSISGLTTAATIWATAGIGIAIGYGMYLIGITGAFLIILLLVSHHFPFFKKKKR, from the coding sequence TTGTTACTAGGTTTCTTGATTGGGCTTGACCGTGAAATTCATGGTCACGACGCTGGCATAAGAACCTATGCTTCCGTTTGTTTGGGAGCGGCACTATTAACCATCATCAATACGCATATTGAAGTGGCAGACCAAACCAGGATTGTCGCAAATATTGTTTCGGGGATTGGGTTTTTGGGAGCAGGTATCATTTTTAGGGACAGCGTCAAGCATTCCATATCGGGGTTAACAACCGCAGCTACCATCTGGGCCACTGCCGGAATAGGTATTGCAATAGGATACGGAATGTACCTAATCGGCATAACTGGTGCCTTTCTGATTATACTCCTGCTGGTTTCCCATCATTTTCCATTTTTTAAAAAGAAAAAACGATGA